A portion of the Chondrinema litorale genome contains these proteins:
- a CDS encoding ADP-ribosylglycohydrolase family protein produces the protein MVRKILLFAIVSTFCLNLKAQQYKEISRAEIKDKIYAYWIGQIVGTSLGFPFENCYVEKEMPIMVDRYYTIKDNTPDLTMNLDDIRGYLPIVAEGLDGILSDDDTDIELVTLHAVEKYGLDLNYTEITEMWKKHINRQIWVANKTARDLMETGMLPPETGKKENNENWFQIDPQLVNEIWSVFYPGMTQKAAERAEWGARITNDDWGTHPTIAYAVMYSAGFFEKDVNKLVDLAYAQIPDGSPFKEGMQDVIKWHNEEKDWKKTRKNIHEKYYAYKKGDYEAPVSVVSSLNNGLCGIMAILYGEGDFEKTISIAVSAGYDCDNQAATSAGLIGIMSGSKVIPEKYTLGLRGEKKWSEPFNDRYVNYSRDNLPVTFSIKDLSERVLKITEQAIFYNGGRMFEKDGEVWYSIPVDY, from the coding sequence GTGGTACGAAAAATTCTACTTTTTGCGATTGTCTCAACTTTTTGCTTAAACCTCAAAGCACAACAATATAAAGAAATTTCCAGAGCCGAAATTAAAGATAAAATCTATGCTTACTGGATAGGGCAAATTGTAGGTACAAGTCTGGGTTTCCCTTTTGAAAATTGCTATGTGGAAAAAGAGATGCCGATTATGGTAGATAGGTATTACACCATAAAAGATAATACGCCAGATCTAACAATGAATTTAGACGATATTCGTGGTTACTTGCCCATTGTTGCTGAAGGGCTAGATGGAATTCTTTCTGATGATGATACCGATATTGAGTTGGTTACCTTGCATGCAGTAGAAAAATACGGTTTAGACTTAAACTATACTGAAATTACTGAAATGTGGAAAAAACACATTAACAGGCAAATTTGGGTAGCAAATAAAACAGCCAGAGATTTAATGGAAACTGGAATGCTTCCACCAGAAACTGGCAAAAAAGAAAATAATGAAAACTGGTTTCAAATAGACCCGCAACTGGTAAATGAGATTTGGAGTGTGTTTTATCCCGGCATGACGCAAAAAGCAGCCGAGCGAGCAGAATGGGGAGCAAGAATTACGAACGACGATTGGGGAACACATCCGACAATTGCTTATGCAGTGATGTATAGTGCCGGATTTTTTGAGAAGGATGTAAATAAATTGGTTGATCTTGCTTATGCACAAATTCCAGATGGAAGCCCTTTTAAAGAAGGCATGCAAGATGTAATTAAATGGCATAATGAAGAAAAAGATTGGAAGAAGACCAGAAAGAATATTCACGAAAAATACTATGCATATAAGAAGGGAGATTATGAAGCACCTGTCTCAGTAGTTTCTTCGCTCAATAATGGTTTGTGTGGCATTATGGCTATTTTATATGGTGAAGGAGATTTTGAAAAAACCATTAGTATTGCTGTTTCGGCTGGTTACGATTGCGACAACCAAGCGGCAACAAGTGCTGGTTTAATTGGAATTATGAGTGGCTCTAAAGTGATTCCAGAAAAATACACATTGGGTCTGAGGGGCGAAAAAAAGTGGAGTGAGCCATTTAACGATAGGTATGTAAATTACAGTAGAGATAATTTGCCAGTAACTTTTAGCATAAAAGATTTAAGCGAAAGAGTTTTGAAAATTACTGAACAGGCCATCTTTTA